The Pirellulimonas nuda genome includes a region encoding these proteins:
- a CDS encoding DUF5615 family PIN-like protein: MKILLDENVTHDLRHEITGHDCETVAYRGWRGIKNGELLQFAAAEGFDALVTNDTNLPYQQSQRNLPIAVIVLKAPSNDFEDIRPLVPKLLAAPDDLPKCRVTVVA; the protein is encoded by the coding sequence GTGAAGATACTGCTTGACGAGAATGTCACTCATGACCTGCGTCACGAGATAACCGGTCACGATTGCGAGACCGTTGCCTATCGTGGTTGGAGGGGCATAAAGAACGGCGAGCTACTGCAATTCGCGGCAGCGGAAGGCTTCGATGCCTTGGTAACGAATGACACCAATCTTCCGTACCAACAGAGCCAGAGAAACCTGCCAATTGCCGTCATCGTCCTGAAGGCCCCCAGCAACGACTTTGAAGACATCCGCCCGCTTGTGCCTAAGCTGCTCGCCGCCCCGGACGATTTGCCAAAGTGCA
- a CDS encoding DUF433 domain-containing protein, protein MSTVISVDPEIQGGTPCFAGTRVPVVSLFDALKHNRSIEYFLEQFPTVERSQVVDLLDEVEAKMLPEVPVS, encoded by the coding sequence ATGAGCACCGTCATCAGCGTCGATCCGGAAATCCAGGGCGGCACCCCTTGCTTCGCGGGGACGCGGGTGCCGGTGGTGTCATTGTTCGATGCCCTGAAGCATAATCGGAGCATCGAGTACTTTCTCGAACAGTTTCCGACGGTTGAGCGGAGCCAAGTTGTGGATCTGCTCGACGAAGTGGAGGCTAAGATGCTCCCGGAAGTGCCGGTGTCGTGA